The stretch of DNA TctcttataaaaatattaaaaactgctTCACTACTTAGCAATTTTTGTCTGCCAAGTCAAGGCAATGTTAGATgaggttgtaaaatgtcatgtggtttAACCCACTCTccaaaacagtatttatatttgtgaaGTCATGATATGGagcaataaaaataagttttttgaaaatattttttaatatacgtGTACACTCATATGTGTTCAAGCTATAAGGAAATACTTAAAATACTTCTTATTTggtcacaccacatgacatCTTTTCTGTCATTAAACTGAAACCTCTCCTGAAAATTGTAGAAAGGTTATATAAACCATATGAAACAAGTATGAAAAAgagtacatttataataaattggCTCAAGTTTACTAGATTCTGAAAAGATATATAATTgacaatcaaatcaaataaagacTAGGGCAATGTCAAGTGTATGTGTAATGAAAGCATTTTAATTCAGTCTTACTATAATCTGCCTTTTTTCCTTCCAAGCTTGCTTGTTTGCTTCTGACCATTAGAAGTTTGCCTCTTTGACCAACTGCAACAAGACACTGAGGTCCATGTTCTCCAGAGATGCAGGTTCCAATAAATACGACTGGCTGCTCTAAGCTCTGAAGGACTCTGACCGGAGATCTCTGTTCTCCTCTAGGACCAGCAAGGGTGGGAACGAGCAAAGGAAAGCAGCAAATACGTCCATCAGGTAAACCACACAGAATGACTGGAGAATTGACTAAAGAGGCGTCCACTCCAAATAAGAGCCTGAAAAGACGGGGCTCAAGCTGAGAATGAAGGTCAGACTGGTGAGTGCTGACTGATGTGGAGCCTTCAGGGTAGATGCAAGTCAGTACTGGAGGTGAACTCATGCTTTTATCTTTCTCTGTTATGTTTAAACAACATGTGTTAAGAGTTACAACCTGGAAACTTGCAAGTTTATGAAGGGGTCTGGATTCAGGCTCTTCGTAGAGATCAAAACTCCAGACAGAGTTGTGAAGGCTAAGAGTCACAAGGATCTTCTTGACTATGGTGAACACTTGCAGACTGGCATTTTTCAGGACAATGGAATCATCTTGTACAGTATACAGCACACTGTCAGTACTCTTGTTCACCAAGACAGAGGAAGAACTAGGAGGGAAAAGGCAAAACATTTTGATTGGGCAAAAATCTGTGTAGTGCAATATAAATCAGCAGtatttttggtctgttttcCGGTAAATGTTGTACGTAAATTACACACACGTACATGCATATTTAATAGTAACTGATCATCTGTATTTCTACCTGAGCTGTGGTGGTAAAGGAGCGCAGTAAAGCCCACCGTTGGCGCAAAGTGCATAAAGTCGATGTGTATCGTCACTTAATGCCAAATTCATTACTGAAGCATCAAACTGCATCACGGTCTGAAAAACAACATGTTTTAAGTGAGCATGGTTGAAAGTCGTGTAGTTAAGACACAGTGAGAACAGACATCCACTTGCCGTGACTCTCCTCTCCTGGATATTGAATATGAGCACATCTCTGTCTCCGCTGGTCAAGAAAAGACTCGTGCCGTCCTGAATGATGCGCACTGAGTGAGGCTGACAGTCACTGAACTCAGATATATACTCCACACTGCACCGCGCCGCGTCCATTATCAGACTCCCTCTGTTTTACATTCTCCTCAGAGTGAAGGGGATTCAAAAGACGTTTTCGGTTCggaaaataacagttttctgaTTTAACCTCATAACAGAAATGTTAGTGACTGTCCCTAACTTCTTTCATGTAGTACCCGCCGCCTCTACAGTGACCAATGAATGAGGGCCAAAATTCTTCCTCTTCTGCCTGTTAACCAGTCCGTTTTAGTAGACTGCCATCTATCGGTAAACTACGGAGAAGAATTTACCTCATTCAAACAATAGCAAGTGCAGGTAAACCGAAAACGTAATGGGAGTTATGGAGTACtttcatataaaaattaaaGACATGTTATTGATAGCAGCGTCTCTGTTAGAGGTTAAGGTTATGTCGCCAGTTTTCAAATAATCGTTTATAGGAAACAAAACTAGAGAGTGAATCATTCTCCTAAGTCGGTTCTTTTCAATATGTTCTGAAAGCGATCGTGATTCAGACTGTCGGCCCAAATCCGATTGAAATCcgatcatatttaaatagtctgaaCGGCAACGAACTACATGAAACCCGATTTCTGCAAATCCGTTTCGAGCTACATTCGTATGTGGTTTGGAATCCTATTCAAATCGCATTTCTGGAAATCCGTTTCAGTCTGAACGGTCAGATCGGATTTAGCGTAGCTTTTTCACGTCCTCACGCCACGTAAAACGTAAACACGTCAGAcgtttttgcagaaaacatgcTTAACATCTTTGCAGAAGCTTGTGTCGTTGCGAAGTGCAAGTCAAGcgggaaaaaaacaatatactgCTAGTATACATAACGTTAcctctttgtgttttgaaagtagaagagaccaaaaaaaaaaaaaaaagaagaagaagaagaaaaaaaagcaaagtaGCGGAGACCGCATCACGGAATAAAGCCGCACATTTAAGCTTCCTGCGTTTCTGCCGCTGCCTCACAAGACGAAATATAATATTACAGCGCAACCGCGATGGTAAGACGACATCTGTATTACAAactgtattgttgtttttagcATAGTCATAACAAGGCAACGGCATTACCATAGAAACCAATGCACATTAAGTAAAAACGAATGAGCACTTATGGACACACAAATCGGATATGAACAGTTGCGATATGCTGTGTGGacagtcagttattcaaatCCGATTCCATCCGGATATGCACAAAatcggatttgggctgacagtctgaacgaggAACATCTCACTGACTCTCTGAAACGTTTGGAGCAGTTTCTTTCCCCGTAATACTGAAACAGGACCGTTTAAAATGCACAGAATGAAAATAGAGCTGCAGGAGCTGGCGCTCTCCCTGACAGCGGCAGGTCGCAGCGCCACTTCCGGTGGCATCCACGGCAGCTGCCAGGCCGTTTCTGGAGAGGCAGTTTTAACATTATGTGACGTGACATCTGAAGCACAGATGCCATTGGCACATGCCACTATGCTCAGTGACACTTCCGGTGGCACTTCCGGTTTTCAGTGGCATGTGCCAGTAGAGAGTGGCATGTGTCACTAAAACCTGTGACACATGTCACGGACATTGTCGCGGTGCGTGTCGCACCTTCGGTAGTGACTGACACCTGCCGCTGGGTGCCGCTGCATAATGTAGAGAacgatattgatttaattaacaGTATGTTGCGGTCAAGTAAACGATTTATTGCGTCGctaaattcatttttttgtaCAACAAATATTCCTCTATTAAGATTAAAATGTGTCTAATGCCCCttaatgtgtatttttcattgtaagtTTATTTCTAGTAGCTTGCTTTGTACAATACATTCAAATCTAAAtacgcatttttttttttttttgcatagatTTGACAGTTCAGCTTATCAgttgtaattataaaataatagagACTATGCATTTCTGGCAGCTGCCATATTTCTCGTGGCAGCTGCCACGGTTTTTCTCTCCGTTTCTGCTGTTTGCTCGGTAAAAACTACACTGTTCTCAGTGGCGAGCGatggtgttttaaaatattaaggcaAAGTTCCCACAGgtgtgttatttattattattgttattattattgtacatttttatgtatcagCTGCCAGAGTTCGTGCCAGGAGTCACGATCGTTTGTCGCCGTTTCTGCTGCGACCAGAATATGAACCCAATAAGCTAAATTGCATAAGCATTTTCCCATAAAGAACATACACATAAGGAGTGCTTAGCTGTATAGACAGTATATAAGCACGTGTAtactatatacaggtgcatacccatcatttcagaagtgagggggacataaatgttatatatatatatatatatatatatatatatatatatatatattgtgacggatcggtggccctccccctcatcatcatcaccaccccgtcccttattcgccgctcttcaccaggctcccgactggagtgggtggatgagaggaggggcgtgggatcaacgcgggctggcggcgtgtgatgaggcacagctggactgaatgaagcctcatcaccgccgctgttaaatgcccagcgcgcctctcctcgagaccggtctcttccccgtgcatgcacgctggtgtcctcgtgggtccaggaagggtgcgtagagggacatcgcgccaccggagatgtgagctgcagaacccgcggtccgggagaacgccgcacccgtattacaaccgtcgggccaggatgctgGGCCGATCAAGTCCCGCCAAAGgccgaggaagaagaggaagagccgccgctcagaagaagccgccgcccctcgtaaaccggaccagagcgggagcgcgtgcggccaccggactccgccccttccctggacccttccccttgtgaacactgccctccttcacgagccccgcagcacaacgaggacaccagatcccccgttttgttggacacttcttcccttggacactttattttagtaattttgtttaataaaagcctctccgaggcctgacgccacacccactgtgtctgtcgttggctcctcccgtcacaatatatatatacagtgaggaaaataagtatttgaacaccctgctattttgcaagttctcccacttagaaatcatgaaggggtctgaaattgtcatcgtaggtgcatgttgTAAGAAATTATAGTCTGCCTCGACCCAGCTTCCACTCCACAATATGTTTGATCATGCTAATTTCCCAAAATGgcttaattattatagaaaagaagaaagtcaaCAGTTATGTTGTTTGTAGACCATTTGTGATGATCACATCCTGAGCAAATGGTCACCAATTGTAGAATGGGTGCGGGTGTGGGACACCGAGAACTACCTCAGACAAAGGGGTGTCAGACCTTAATTAACATGCAGACCACAGCTGTAATAACAGGagcaactgtaactgtataaaAGGTTTGTGCTTAGGATGTTCTGGGTTCATTCCGACTCCGCTGAACCCAAGGTACTACATGTGCTTTGTCACTGCTATGCTGCaataaacatcttcatcaaGATCTTCATCGTCCTCATTACTTTTTCTTACATTGGCGAGCCACCCAGCGAGGGTTTTCCGAAAAAGCAGGGAAAGGTGAGAAAAGCGGTTTCTTTATTATATGCTGTTTTTGTCAAGGAACCCCCtcgttttaaaaaaatctagaaaagaAATTGTAAGAACAgaagagaatttggtttagTCAGTATTAGCAGGAGGAGTTCTTAAGCCTATTTTGTACAAATTCTGTTTAAAGATTCAAACGGAACTGAATCAGCCCGACGCACTGTGGTAGCAGAGTTGTATTGGAATTGTTGTTTCTAAAGGAACTGAAGCAAAGTGCTTAAGTCAAAGTTTCTAAAGTAACTGAAACTTGTTGTTGGTCTCTTATAATTGTGTTAAGATTCTAAAGTAATTGAATCAACCCAATGCAGTGTGGTGGCAGAGTTGTATTAGATCTGTTGTGTCTAAAATTGTAAGTTTCTAACGTAATTGAAACCGACTGTAAAGTTGTGATAATTCTGATGAAATTCTAAAGCAACTGATTTGACCCGACGCAGTGTGGTCACAGAATTATTTCATAACTGTTGTGTGTTATAGTATAGTGAGTCTGACGCACCGTAACTCTGTGAAGTTTAAAGCCCAAAAACAGTGTTAATTTGCCCGATGTACTGTGGCCAagtaaactgttttaaaaatataacataaaaccCGAAGTAGTGTGGTTTTATCCGACGTACTGTGACagtgttgcatttttaatggtttaatgtAGTGAAGTGTAATGCCCGACGGAGTGTGGCCATTTGCGAAGAAGTGAAAATTTTGGTTTAGAAGCCCGACGTAGTGTGGCTGTTTTATTCATTTGCGTCCAAACCACAGGAGCTGTGAATAATTTGACTGACAGGTATCTTAGTAACTAGATAATGTTCAATCAGTGAAGGAAAATAAGCCTACTGAATTGCTGAAGACAATTTAATAAGATTGTGAAAATGGAAGAGCTGATAGTTAAATACATCGCTAAGCACAGCTCTGTAGGAATGTTTGATGGGATAGAGAATGCAGACGACCCCTACGAGTGGGCTATGTCTCAATTCAAAAATTGTCTCAGAATGCCTAAAAACAAAGAGGGAAAAGTTGCTAATGCACTTCAAGCTATTTTTGCCTCATACAAGGTAACTAAGAAAAGATTAGaggaaatgaaaactgaaaacaagtTACTAAATTCTCAAGTCAATGACAATGTCATCTCATTGAGAAATTGCGAGGCTGAAGAGATCATTTTGAAGGAACAGATAGTGAAATTGAGAAAAGAAATTTCAAAGTCCGAAACAGAGAGGGAAACATTTAGATGTTTGTATGAAGGGACAGCTAGACAGTTGGTACATGCCCAATCCAATTCTGATTATGATGAGAATGACTGCAAGGAAACCTTTAGTCAACGACATAATTCTTCAGATGATTCTGTAAGGTTCCCAGTAGCACCAGTGCGAACAAGACAGAAtagaaatggaaatggaaatgagAGGATTCTTGATCAAAGAACTGAAAATGGCCAAGCTGTTAGACAGCTGTCTTTTATGGACTTTCAAAGTCTTGTTACAGCAGTGGGTACTTTTGACCCTGATAACATGGATCCTGTAGAGTTCTTGTCAAAACTGGAGAAGGTAGTGGATGTTTATAGTGTGTCAGATGAAGATGCTTGTAGACTTCTCATGATCTGCATCCCTCACTCATTAACTAGTGTTCTCTCACAGGAGGTTCGTGAAAAAAGAGCAGACAGAGGGGCAAGGAAAGAAGCTCTGCTTAGACTTGCTGGGACTGATTTGGTTAACTTGAGAAAGATAACTGAGGTGACAATGGAAATTGGAGAGCATCCTCTAGCATTTGCGTCTAGGTTGTGGGAAATGTTTAGCTGTTACAGTGGTTTGCCCAATGcaactaaacaaaatctcaTGTTTAAGTCTGCATTAATTGCACAAAGCAGTTCACACATGCGAGAAGCCATTGCTCTGCATGTAGATGTAAATACACCATACAAGCAAATAATTTCCAAAATGACACAGCATTTCAATGCAAGAAGTCAAATGAAAGCTGCAGAATCTAGACATCCAGTCGCTGCCTTTGGCAAGAGAAAATGTTCTAGATTATCTAATGCTTTCCATCAGAGACCAGGGAGATTTGAAAGAGTAAATTCAGAAGGTGTTACTCTCTGTTATGCATGTGGAAAAGCTGGTCACATTGCCAGGCATTGTCAAGACAATGAGAGACATCATCAAAGCTTTGTTTGTCATGGATGTGGAAAGGATGGTCACATAGCAAGGCATTGTTTGGAGAAAGGTAGGAAAGATCAGGaagttgtttgttttgcttgtgGAAGGATGGGACACAAGGCAAGACAGtgtcacttttcacacaaaaGAAACATGGGATATCGTGATTTGCTTAAGAAGATAGGCAGTTTAGAAACCCAGTTGGCACTGTTGAAAGGAAATAAGGAAGAAGCCATTCACACCTTGCCAGACACAGCACTGCAGGGACAACATGACTGTAGTTCAGTCACAAGCAGATGCTGATGTGAATTGGAGGAATTGTTTTATgatagtattatattttatattatatattttttatacaatgtatgattttttaactatttatttatatgatacagctgcaaataagtatttgaacacctgtctatcagctagaattctgaccctcaaagacctgttagtctgcctttaaaatgtccacctccactccatttattatcctcaattagatgcacctgtttgaggtcgttagctgcataaagacacctgtccaccccatacaatcagtaagaatccaattactaacatggccaagaccaaggAGCTGttcaaagacactagagacaaaattgtacacctccacaaggctggaaagggctacggggaaattgccaagcagcttggtgaaaaaaggtccactgttggagcaatcattagaaaatggaagaagctaaacatgacttgctccatgcaagatctcacctcgtggggtctcaatgatcctaagaaaggtgagaaatcagcccagaactacacgggaggagctggtcaatgacctgaaaagagctgggaccaccgtttccaaggttactgttggtaatacactaaggcgtcatggtttaaaatcatgcatggcacggaaggttcccctgcttaaaccagcacatgtccaggcccgacttaagtttgccaatgaccatttggatgatccagaggactcatgggagaaagtcatgtggtcagatgagaccaaaatagaacttttggtcataattccactaaacgtgtttggaggaagaagaatgatgagtaccatccaagaacaccatccctactgtgaagcatggggtggtagcatcatctttggggtgtttttctgcacatgggacagggcgactgcactgtattaaggagaggatgaccggggccatgtattgcgagattttgggaacaacctccttccctcagttagagcattgaagatgggtcgaggctgggtcttccaacatgacaatgaccgaagcacacagccaggataaccaagggtggctctgtaagaagcatatcaaggttctggcgtggcctagccagtctcagacctaaacccaatagagaatctttggagggagctcaaactccgtgtttctcagcgacaggccagaaacctgactgatctagagaagatctgtgtggaggagtgggccaaaatccctcctgcagtgtgtgcaaacctggtgaaaactacaggaaacgtttgacctctgtaattgcaaacaaaggctactgtaccaaatattaacattgattttctcaggtgttcaaatacttatttgcagctgtatcatacaaataaatagttaaaaatcatacattgtgatttctggatttttttagattatgtctctcacagtggacatgcacctacgatgacaatttcagaccctccatgatttctaagtgggagaatttgcaaaatagcagggtgttcaaatacttattttcctcactgtatatatatatatatatatatacatacacacacatacatacacacacatacatacacacagtgccttgcgaaagtattcataccacatcatatatacagtatatatatatatatatatatatatatatatacatactagGAATATaggaaactttatttttttctcttatttcttttttttaattggcttaGAAATCAGATACACTGTTggacaataaacaataaatgatttgttaatgtactacaaacacttttttttcatttttatcacaTATAAGGCAGAATAGTTTCTgtactgtaataaatgctatGTCAAGTAGCACTGAATTGttcatatactttatttattacctggagatgactgaaaaaacacaaataaaccatatattgtggCAATCGTGTGTTTAATGTCTTCACGTTTCCAAAGGTTTCTGCCTTttattcagaaaacacagtgataGCTGGACgcttttgtccatattagggatttcctggtAAGTTGTAAGTTATTACTTCTATATGAGTCCGTCTTGCACATTCTGCACCGTCCGGCTTCGTGTAtgactaataaatatatatatatatatatatatatatacagtgaggaaaataagtatttgaacaccctgctattttgcaagtt from Onychostoma macrolepis isolate SWU-2019 chromosome 12, ASM1243209v1, whole genome shotgun sequence encodes:
- the LOC131550526 gene encoding posterior protein-like, with the translated sequence MKTENKLLNSQVNDNVISLRNCEAEEIILKEQIVKLRKEISKSETERETFRCLYEGTARQLVHAQSNSDYDENDCKETFSQRHNSSDDSVRFPVAPVRTRQNRNGNGNERILDQRTENGQAVRQLSFMDFQSLVTAVGTFDPDNMDPVEFLSKLEKVVDVYSVSDEDACRLLMICIPHSLTSVLSQEVREKRADRGARKEALLRLAGTDLVNLRKITEVTMEIGEHPLAFASRLWEMFSCYSGLPNATKQNLMFKSALIAQSSSHMREAIALHVDVNTPYKQIISKMTQHFNARSQMKAAESRHPVAAFGKRKCSRLSNAFHQRPGRFERVNSEGVTLCYACGKAGHIARHCQDNERHHQSFVCHGCGKDGHIARHCLEKGRKDQEVVCFACGRMGHKARQCHFSHKRNMGYRDLLKKIGSLETQLALLKGNKEEAIHTLPDTALQGQHDCSSVTSRC